A single Asterias rubens chromosome 13, eAstRub1.3, whole genome shotgun sequence DNA region contains:
- the LOC117298514 gene encoding LOW QUALITY PROTEIN: dehydrogenase/reductase SDR family member 12-like (The sequence of the model RefSeq protein was modified relative to this genomic sequence to represent the inferred CDS: inserted 1 base in 1 codon), giving the protein MSLYRNSVFLIKGVREFCKSGYEHAAKSFEAGALDVDLTSQXFMITGANSGIGKCAALELARRGGTVHMVCRNPERGEEALKEITEASGNENVHLHILDMSKPKGVHAFAEQFKEKETKLNALVNNAGCMVNTREVTEEGLEKNFATNTMGTFLLTTALIPLLSNAQGSRVITVSSGGMYTQKLDLTDLQSERLSKFDGTMVYAQNKRQQVVMTEMWAKTYPKVHFSVMHPGWADTPAVRTSMPEFHKTFKDRLRSPEQGGDTITWLCIAKAVLDQPSGQFYLDRKAVATHLALAWTKSKMETKEQLMKTLDEMATPFRVVQQ; this is encoded by the exons GAGTGGTTACGAGCATGCAGCTAAGAGTTTTGAAGCTGGAGCTCTTGATGTTGACTTAACATCGC TCTTCATGATCACTGGTGCGAACAGCGGAATAGGAAAATGTGCTGCTCTGGAACTAGCAAGAAGAG GTGGCACTGTGCACATGGTGTGTCGAAATCCAGAAAGAGGGGAGGAGGCACTGAAAGAAATCACTGAGGCCAGCGGAAATGAG AATGTTCACCTTCACATACTGGACATGTCGAAACCAAAGGGAGTTCATGCGTTCGCAGAGCAGTTCAAAGAAAAAGAGACAAAACTCAACGCACTG GTAAACAATGCAGGATGTATGGTGAACACCCGGGAGGTGACGGAGGAAGGTTTAGAGAAGAACTTTGCCACCAACACCATGGGAACATTTCTATTAACGACAGCATTGATCCCATTGCTCAGCAACGCACAGGGGTCCAGAGTT ATAACAGTTTCTTCTGGAGGAATGTACACACAGAAGCTAGATCTTACTGATCTTCAAAGTGAACGTTTGTCCAAGTTTGATGGCACGATGGTTTATGCACAAAACAAG CGTCAGCAAGTTGTAATGACAGAGATGTGGGCTAAAACTTATCCCAAAGTGCACTTCTCTGTGATGCATCCAGGCTGGGCCGACACTCCAGCCGTCCGAACCTCCATGCCGGAATTCCATAAGACATTTAAGGACCGGCTAAGATCACCAGAGCAGGGAGGTGATACAATTACATGGCTGTGTATCGCTAAAGCTGTGCTTGATCAACCAAGTGGGCAGTTTTACTTGG aTCGGAAAGCTGTTGCTACCCACCTTGCTCTCGCATGGACCAAATCTAAGATGGAGACGAAGGAGCAACTCATGAAGACACTTGATGAAATGGCGACTCCATTCAGAGTCGTCCAACAGTAG